One genomic segment of Desulforamulus reducens MI-1 includes these proteins:
- a CDS encoding ABC transporter ATP-binding protein, with protein MIYTKDLCKIYSQGSEQHAILKGISFTVQQGEYVAIMGVSGSGKTTLLNILGCLDTPTSGTYLFHGQDLSQFTSRQLAKFRNQHIGFIFQNYCLLPRDTVYSNVELPLLYRNLSSKERKHRVLTALEQVGMISKAKALPTQLSGGQRQKVAIARAYVGKPSILLADEPTGNLDAKSTAEVLAIFHSLHQSGTSIIMVTHDPHAAKAAGRIVTMDKDQGRFLA; from the coding sequence ATGATTTATACAAAGGACTTATGTAAAATCTATTCTCAGGGTTCGGAACAACATGCCATATTAAAGGGAATCAGTTTTACTGTTCAACAAGGGGAGTATGTGGCCATCATGGGCGTTTCCGGTTCAGGTAAAACAACTCTGTTAAATATCCTGGGTTGCCTGGATACTCCCACTTCGGGAACCTATTTATTTCATGGACAGGACTTATCCCAATTTACATCTAGGCAATTAGCTAAATTTCGCAATCAACATATTGGCTTTATTTTTCAAAATTATTGTTTACTGCCAAGGGATACTGTCTATAGTAATGTAGAATTGCCCCTATTGTATAGAAACCTTTCCTCTAAAGAACGTAAACACCGCGTGTTAACAGCCCTGGAACAGGTGGGAATGATATCAAAGGCAAAGGCCTTGCCCACACAGCTCTCCGGTGGACAGCGGCAAAAAGTAGCCATTGCCCGGGCCTATGTAGGAAAACCCTCCATCCTTCTGGCCGATGAACCCACAGGAAATTTGGATGCCAAATCCACAGCAGAGGTATTAGCTATTTTTCATTCTTTGCATCAATCGGGAACCTCCATTATCATGGTAACCCATGACCCCCATGCAGCAAAAGCTGCCGGGCGTATTGTTACAATGGACAAAGATCAGGGGAGGTTCCTAGCATGA
- a CDS encoding PAS domain-containing sensor histidine kinase, which yields MSELLFENHFSHFAPAARLPLNKILEQSCVVKKIQEVHSVFDAFPNVILILNQHRQVVYCNKALVDLLNLEDSSSVLGARPGEVLNCVHAWENEAGCGTSEHCMSCGAALAILAGLSGERASRECRATVKQQGQFISLDLLFTAKPLTLEGQCFTLVFVTDISHEKRRKFLERIFFHDILNTAGSLRGIVELLGTVKESAQKQELMKDLEEVAGSLIEEILDQRDLLSAENNELKVSPEPFDPVELLNSMMDHYVNHPVAQGITLEVVETLEEATIVSDPILLKRVLGNMVKNALEASQPGDVVSLGVKQIGAEIYFWVNNPREMPRDVQLQVFKRSFSTKGGSRGLGTYSMKLLTERYLKGSISFTVKEGRGTTFTIRYPLTIRE from the coding sequence TTGAGTGAGCTACTGTTTGAAAACCACTTTAGCCATTTTGCCCCGGCTGCCCGGTTACCCCTCAATAAGATATTGGAGCAGTCCTGTGTAGTAAAAAAGATTCAGGAGGTTCATTCTGTATTTGATGCATTTCCCAATGTTATCTTAATTCTTAACCAGCACAGGCAGGTTGTCTATTGTAATAAAGCCTTAGTGGATTTGTTAAACTTGGAAGATTCCAGCAGTGTTTTGGGAGCCAGACCGGGAGAAGTATTAAATTGTGTACATGCCTGGGAAAATGAAGCCGGCTGTGGTACCAGCGAGCATTGCATGTCCTGTGGTGCTGCTTTGGCCATTTTGGCAGGGCTGTCTGGCGAAAGGGCCTCCCGAGAATGTAGGGCCACTGTCAAACAACAGGGGCAGTTTATTTCGCTGGATCTGCTTTTTACGGCCAAGCCCCTTACTCTGGAAGGACAGTGTTTTACCCTCGTATTTGTAACAGATATTAGTCATGAAAAAAGAAGGAAATTCTTAGAACGAATTTTTTTCCACGATATTCTGAATACCGCAGGCAGTCTCCGTGGCATTGTTGAGTTGCTGGGAACCGTCAAAGAATCGGCCCAAAAACAGGAACTGATGAAGGATTTGGAGGAAGTGGCTGGTTCTTTAATTGAAGAGATTCTTGACCAGCGGGACTTGCTCAGTGCAGAAAATAATGAATTAAAGGTAAGTCCCGAACCCTTTGATCCAGTGGAACTTTTGAACAGTATGATGGATCATTATGTTAACCACCCAGTGGCCCAGGGAATCACCCTGGAGGTAGTAGAAACCCTAGAAGAGGCTACCATTGTTAGTGACCCGATTCTTTTAAAGAGGGTGCTGGGCAATATGGTAAAGAACGCTTTGGAAGCCTCCCAGCCAGGGGATGTTGTATCCCTGGGTGTTAAACAAATTGGTGCTGAAATTTATTTTTGGGTTAACAACCCAAGAGAAATGCCCAGAGATGTTCAACTGCAGGTCTTTAAAAGATCTTTTTCTACCAAGGGTGGCAGCAGGGGATTGGGGACTTACAGTATGAAACTTCTCACAGAACGTTATTTGAAGGGCAGTATCTCCTTTACAGTTAAAGAAGGAAGGGGTACGACCTTTACCATACGTTACCCCTTAACCATTCGAGAATAG
- a CDS encoding metal-sensitive transcriptional regulator, which translates to MPTNVNVELQQELMTRLKKIEGQVRGIHKMIADNRSCSDLVTQLSAVKAAVNRVAFSVLACHLAHSIQENMEQGKEINDSLEDFMKVFKKFS; encoded by the coding sequence ATGCCAACCAATGTTAATGTTGAGCTACAGCAAGAGTTAATGACTCGATTAAAGAAAATTGAGGGACAAGTTCGAGGGATTCACAAAATGATTGCAGATAACCGCAGTTGCAGTGACTTGGTGACACAACTTTCGGCCGTTAAGGCAGCTGTCAATCGAGTGGCCTTCTCTGTATTGGCCTGTCATCTTGCCCACTCAATCCAAGAGAATATGGAGCAAGGCAAAGAAATCAACGACTCTTTGGAGGATTTTATGAAGGTGTTTAAAAAATTCTCTTAG
- the smpB gene encoding SsrA-binding protein SmpB, with protein sequence MAAKATSEKGFKTITDNRRARHEYHVIETYEAGIALSGTEVKSLRAGKANLQDAFARVENGEMMLYNLHISPYEQGNRFNHEPKRTRRLLMHKQEILRLYGKVREKGLALIPLKVYFNPRGKVKVQLALAQGKKSYDKRHDIAARDAKRDMDRAMRERQKM encoded by the coding sequence ATGGCTGCCAAAGCAACCTCCGAAAAAGGTTTTAAAACTATTACCGACAACCGCCGAGCCCGGCATGAGTATCACGTCATCGAAACCTATGAAGCTGGTATTGCTTTATCAGGTACAGAGGTGAAATCACTTCGGGCGGGAAAGGCCAATTTGCAGGATGCCTTTGCCCGAGTTGAAAACGGCGAGATGATGCTTTATAATTTACACATCAGCCCCTATGAACAGGGCAATCGTTTTAACCACGAACCCAAAAGAACCCGTAGACTACTAATGCATAAACAAGAAATTTTGCGTCTCTATGGTAAGGTTCGTGAAAAGGGACTTGCATTAATTCCGCTGAAGGTGTACTTTAACCCTAGGGGTAAAGTAAAAGTTCAGCTAGCCTTGGCCCAAGGTAAAAAATCCTATGATAAACGTCATGATATTGCCGCAAGGGATGCCAAGCGTGATATGGACCGCGCCATGCGGGAGCGGCAGAAGATGTAA
- a CDS encoding NAD(P)-dependent oxidoreductase: protein MDTHIIESAKRCLQCKKPRCREHCPIKTPIPQMIQMFLNGSIKDAGDMLFKNNPLSVVCSLVCPHESQCEGNCILGNKGEPVQISSIEHYISNYYLNSMNLRPAEPKGRQVGIIGSGPAGITIAFLLALKGYRITIFEAHDKIGGVLRYGIPEFRLPKTIMDKMQQRLFEMGVKIRPNTMIGKIISIDDLFQDGYEALFIGTGVWRPNRLRIKGESLGHVHFAIDYLKNPAVYQLGERVCVIGAGNVAMDAARTAIRNGAREVYILYRQGREDMTARQNEIQFAEIDGVHFEFYKTPLEFTHQGVRYLETKRVEVETEQGPEQVTAEQEGFLKADSVIVAVSQLPRDIIVGNTKAIDVNGKGLIITDEYGRTTREGVFASGDVVTGARTVVEAARVSKNVAQAIDEYLSNK, encoded by the coding sequence ATGGACACACATATTATTGAATCTGCAAAAAGATGCCTCCAATGCAAGAAACCCCGTTGTAGGGAGCACTGTCCTATTAAGACCCCCATTCCGCAAATGATTCAGATGTTTTTGAATGGCAGCATTAAGGATGCAGGGGATATGTTGTTTAAAAACAATCCTCTTTCTGTGGTATGCTCCCTGGTTTGTCCCCACGAAAGCCAATGTGAAGGAAACTGCATACTTGGTAACAAAGGGGAACCGGTGCAAATTAGCTCCATCGAACATTATATTTCTAATTACTATCTAAATTCAATGAATCTTAGGCCCGCCGAACCAAAGGGCCGTCAAGTGGGTATTATTGGCTCCGGGCCAGCGGGGATTACCATTGCCTTCTTACTGGCCCTGAAGGGTTACCGTATCACCATATTTGAAGCCCACGATAAAATTGGTGGGGTATTGCGATACGGTATTCCCGAGTTCAGACTTCCTAAAACCATCATGGACAAGATGCAGCAACGTCTTTTTGAAATGGGTGTGAAAATAAGACCAAACACCATGATCGGAAAAATTATTTCTATTGATGATCTGTTCCAGGATGGCTATGAGGCTTTATTCATTGGAACAGGGGTATGGAGACCCAATCGGTTAAGAATTAAGGGAGAAAGCCTGGGGCACGTTCATTTTGCCATTGATTATTTGAAAAACCCGGCAGTTTACCAATTGGGTGAGCGGGTTTGTGTAATAGGGGCCGGTAACGTGGCCATGGATGCGGCTAGAACAGCCATACGGAATGGAGCAAGGGAGGTCTATATTCTTTACCGCCAAGGTAGAGAGGACATGACTGCCCGACAAAATGAAATTCAATTTGCTGAAATCGATGGTGTCCATTTCGAGTTTTATAAGACTCCCCTGGAGTTTACCCACCAAGGTGTTCGTTACCTGGAAACCAAAAGGGTGGAGGTGGAGACCGAGCAAGGGCCAGAACAGGTGACTGCCGAGCAAGAAGGATTCTTAAAGGCAGACTCGGTGATTGTTGCGGTCAGCCAGCTACCCCGAGATATTATCGTGGGTAATACCAAGGCCATTGATGTAAACGGCAAAGGTTTGATTATCACCGATGAATATGGTAGAACAACCCGGGAAGGGGTTTTTGCCTCCGGTGATGTGGTTACCGGAGCCAGGACCGTGGTTGAGGCTGCTAGGGTTTCTAAAAATGTGGCGCAGGCAATTGATGAATACTTATCAAATAAATAA
- a CDS encoding heavy metal translocating P-type ATPase: MDIHKVSLKILGMECAACAAKVERTLKKLDGVTEVSVNLAVEKVTVNFQPNRVGIDQIIKTIVDLGYQVPTEKVDLKISGMTCAACAARVERALGKREGVLRANVNFAMERAAVEFDSTVVTVTELKRTVADAGYQAEEGAKCFDGDHEKRERETRKQIRLLIMSAVLSLPLLAVMFAELFNFPLPMLLHNKIFQFALATPVQFIAGFQFYRGAYRSLRHGSANMDVLIALGTSAAYLYSAGATFFYPGHVYYETGTIIITLIILGKMLESIAKGRTSEAIKKLMGLQAKTARVVRNGQEMDIPVEEVQVGDLVLVRPGEKVPVDGVMKEGFSTVDESMLTGESIPVDKKIGDEVIGGTINKHGSFKFEATKVGSDTALAQIIKIVEEAQGSKAPIQRLADIISAYFVPAVVGIAVVTFAVWYFFADPGNLARALINFTAVLVIACPCALGLATPTSIMVGTGKGAENGILIKGGEHLEKAHALNAIVLDKTGTITKGEPSLTDVITIDKGISEDELIRLVASAERGSEHPLGEAIVKGARERGIELAEPQEFEAIPGHGIASRIGENIVLIGNRRLMYSQNIDISRLAKQVDALEEEGKTAMLVAVGGRATGIVAVADTVKETSAEAIRALRDMGIKTLMITGDNRRTAEAIAKQVGIPPEDVLAEVLPQDKAKEVSQLKESGEVVGMVGDGINDAPALATADVGFAIGTGTDVAMEAADITLMRGDLRGVAASIKLSRATMCNIKQNLFWALIYNTLGIPVAALGFLSPVLAGGAMAFSSVSVVTNALRLKRFDPYRDFRREEKKVPHRLIPEPARRPE; encoded by the coding sequence GTGGACATTCATAAAGTATCCTTAAAAATACTGGGTATGGAGTGTGCTGCTTGTGCAGCCAAAGTAGAACGCACACTCAAAAAATTGGATGGGGTTACAGAGGTATCAGTGAACCTGGCGGTGGAAAAGGTAACCGTTAATTTCCAGCCCAACCGTGTTGGCATTGACCAGATCATAAAAACCATTGTTGATCTGGGCTACCAGGTTCCTACGGAGAAAGTTGATCTCAAAATAAGCGGCATGACCTGTGCCGCCTGTGCGGCCAGGGTGGAAAGGGCTCTGGGGAAAAGGGAGGGTGTTCTCAGGGCCAATGTAAACTTTGCGATGGAACGGGCGGCGGTAGAGTTTGACTCGACGGTGGTTACTGTTACCGAATTAAAAAGAACCGTGGCTGATGCAGGCTATCAGGCGGAGGAGGGAGCCAAGTGCTTTGACGGGGATCATGAGAAACGGGAACGGGAAACCCGCAAGCAGATTCGCCTTTTGATTATGTCAGCTGTGTTGTCCCTGCCCCTTCTGGCGGTTATGTTTGCTGAATTATTTAATTTCCCACTACCCATGCTGTTACACAATAAGATATTCCAATTTGCCCTGGCCACGCCAGTACAATTTATTGCCGGATTCCAATTTTACCGGGGGGCCTATCGTTCACTGAGACATGGCAGTGCCAATATGGATGTGCTAATTGCTCTGGGAACAAGCGCTGCTTACCTTTACAGCGCAGGTGCCACATTCTTTTACCCCGGCCATGTTTATTACGAAACAGGAACTATCATCATCACATTAATTATCCTTGGTAAAATGCTGGAGTCCATTGCCAAGGGCCGTACCTCTGAAGCTATCAAAAAGCTGATGGGGCTCCAGGCTAAGACTGCTCGGGTGGTCCGGAACGGGCAAGAGATGGACATCCCTGTTGAAGAAGTCCAGGTAGGAGACCTGGTGCTGGTACGTCCGGGTGAAAAGGTACCAGTGGACGGCGTTATGAAAGAAGGGTTTTCCACTGTGGACGAATCCATGCTAACCGGCGAGAGCATACCAGTGGATAAAAAGATAGGCGACGAGGTGATCGGCGGCACCATCAACAAGCATGGCAGTTTCAAGTTTGAAGCTACCAAAGTGGGTTCGGATACTGCTCTGGCGCAAATCATTAAAATTGTGGAAGAGGCCCAGGGATCCAAGGCTCCTATCCAGCGATTGGCAGATATAATTTCCGCCTATTTTGTGCCTGCGGTGGTGGGTATAGCTGTCGTCACCTTTGCGGTGTGGTATTTCTTTGCCGACCCCGGCAACCTGGCAAGGGCCTTAATTAACTTTACGGCCGTGCTGGTTATTGCCTGCCCCTGTGCCCTAGGTCTTGCTACACCTACCTCGATTATGGTAGGTACCGGAAAAGGTGCGGAAAACGGTATTCTCATTAAGGGAGGCGAACACCTGGAAAAAGCCCATGCATTAAATGCAATTGTTTTGGACAAGACAGGCACCATCACCAAAGGAGAGCCCTCACTGACAGATGTCATAACCATCGATAAGGGAATCAGCGAAGACGAATTAATTCGTTTAGTTGCCTCTGCTGAAAGGGGCTCGGAACACCCTCTGGGTGAAGCCATTGTTAAGGGGGCCAGGGAAAGAGGTATAGAGTTAGCCGAACCACAGGAATTTGAAGCCATTCCAGGACACGGTATTGCTTCACGCATTGGGGAGAACATAGTACTCATTGGTAATAGAAGGCTGATGTATTCACAAAATATCGATATATCCAGACTGGCAAAACAGGTGGATGCTCTGGAAGAGGAAGGGAAGACTGCTATGCTGGTGGCCGTGGGTGGCAGGGCTACAGGTATAGTGGCAGTGGCAGACACGGTAAAAGAGACTTCTGCAGAAGCCATCCGTGCCCTAAGAGACATGGGGATAAAAACTTTGATGATTACGGGAGATAACCGTCGTACTGCCGAGGCCATTGCCAAGCAGGTGGGAATACCACCGGAAGATGTGTTGGCCGAGGTACTGCCCCAAGACAAGGCAAAGGAAGTAAGCCAGCTAAAGGAAAGTGGAGAAGTGGTGGGAATGGTTGGTGACGGCATTAACGATGCCCCGGCCCTGGCTACTGCCGATGTAGGTTTTGCCATCGGTACCGGTACCGATGTGGCGATGGAAGCTGCTGACATTACCCTGATGCGAGGGGATCTGAGGGGAGTCGCGGCCAGTATCAAGTTAAGCCGGGCGACTATGTGCAACATCAAACAAAACCTGTTCTGGGCCTTAATTTATAATACACTGGGCATTCCGGTAGCTGCCCTGGGCTTCCTCTCTCCTGTATTGGCGGGAGGTGCAATGGCCTTTAGTTCGGTTTCAGTGGTTACCAATGCCTTAAGATTAAAACGATTTGATCCTTACAGAGACTTTCGTAGAGAAGAAAAAAAGGTTCCTCACCGTCTGATACCCGAACCGGCGCGACGTCCGGAATAA
- a CDS encoding ABC transporter permease — protein MMLKMLKVSVKGVLAYKQRSFLCILGIMISVASMVSLLSLINGFNNSLINQIQQELGTQQIIVTPGKMLNAKETILNSGLSGVSTFRGSSSTLTAEDVEAVLGKFASVETGAPQYETFSRVVLPTVKNKYLDVILTGTTSEYANTFQYTPTEGRFLVSEDNRQAKNVVVLGQTIKEDLLGDSQAIGKKLRIAGEDFEIVGVMDRKASIGFNFDDRIYIPVETMQRLTHTQHAAMLIFKAASIHHLVDAEKNISRTISSRHRGADFITIKPTEIIALVNQIMLMLAGLVTCVTGISLITGGIGIINVMLLSVQERTREIGLRKAVGATNWEILAQFLTESILISFIGSALGLFMAYGCISLINHKIPFLSIGIPLWILEFSVSFALLIGILFGIYPAIKATRINPIQALRYE, from the coding sequence ATGATGTTGAAGATGTTAAAAGTAAGCGTTAAAGGTGTACTTGCTTATAAGCAGCGATCTTTTTTATGTATTCTAGGCATAATGATAAGTGTTGCTTCCATGGTATCCTTACTTTCTTTGATTAACGGTTTTAATAATAGTCTCATTAACCAGATTCAACAGGAGCTTGGCACCCAGCAAATTATCGTTACCCCTGGAAAAATGTTGAATGCCAAGGAAACTATTTTAAACAGCGGTTTAAGCGGAGTCAGTACCTTTCGGGGTTCCAGTAGTACCCTAACAGCAGAAGACGTAGAAGCAGTTTTAGGCAAGTTTGCATCGGTAGAAACCGGGGCACCCCAATATGAGACCTTTAGCCGTGTTGTGCTGCCAACTGTTAAAAATAAGTACCTGGATGTCATCTTGACTGGAACAACTTCGGAATATGCTAACACCTTTCAGTACACTCCGACCGAAGGGCGTTTTTTGGTCAGCGAAGACAACAGGCAGGCTAAAAACGTCGTAGTGCTTGGCCAAACAATTAAAGAAGATCTTCTTGGTGACTCCCAGGCAATCGGTAAGAAACTAAGAATAGCCGGAGAGGACTTTGAAATCGTTGGGGTAATGGACAGAAAGGCCTCCATTGGTTTTAATTTTGATGATCGTATCTATATTCCCGTAGAAACCATGCAACGGTTAACCCATACCCAACATGCAGCCATGCTTATTTTTAAAGCGGCTTCCATACACCATCTGGTTGATGCTGAAAAAAATATTTCTAGAACTATCTCCAGTCGACATCGAGGAGCCGATTTTATCACCATCAAGCCAACCGAAATCATTGCTTTAGTAAATCAAATTATGCTGATGTTAGCTGGTTTAGTAACCTGCGTCACAGGCATATCACTTATTACCGGGGGCATTGGTATCATTAATGTTATGCTGCTCAGCGTCCAGGAACGCACCCGGGAAATTGGCCTAAGAAAAGCTGTGGGAGCTACCAACTGGGAAATCCTAGCTCAATTTCTCACAGAGTCCATTCTTATAAGTTTTATAGGCAGTGCCCTGGGATTATTCATGGCCTATGGCTGTATTAGTCTGATAAACCATAAAATCCCCTTTCTTTCCATTGGCATTCCCCTCTGGATTCTAGAATTCAGTGTCTCCTTTGCCCTGCTGATCGGTATTCTTTTTGGTATATATCCTGCCATCAAGGCCACACGTATCAACCCAATCCAAGCCCTCCGCTATGAATAA
- a CDS encoding GntR family transcriptional regulator, which produces MNSEFGLAPIEAVPHPQIRDKVYQQLRQAILDGHIKPGERLVERKLANLLGVSRTPVREALRMLELEGLVAHLPRVGVVVAQVSDMEVLEIYRIRAVLEGLAARMAAEKIKPGQLEQLINALEQLDGFVTGDDLESLEKAHEEFNDLLYRAADSQRLYAMITTLVEHINRYAKVGYGLPGRIEEANREHRQLVEAIKLGDGSLAERLAREHIDNSRRAYFNEMAQGLPNNNK; this is translated from the coding sequence GTGAATTCAGAGTTTGGGCTGGCACCGATAGAGGCTGTACCCCACCCACAGATTAGAGATAAGGTATACCAACAATTGCGTCAAGCAATCTTGGATGGTCACATAAAGCCCGGGGAACGTCTTGTCGAAAGGAAACTGGCCAACCTGCTGGGGGTTAGTCGGACGCCGGTCCGGGAAGCCCTTCGCATGCTCGAACTGGAAGGGTTAGTGGCCCATTTGCCTCGGGTCGGTGTGGTGGTAGCCCAGGTTTCAGATATGGAAGTTTTGGAGATTTACAGGATAAGGGCTGTACTGGAAGGGTTAGCTGCCCGAATGGCAGCGGAAAAGATAAAGCCTGGTCAACTAGAGCAGTTAATCAATGCCTTGGAGCAGCTTGATGGCTTTGTTACCGGAGACGATTTAGAAAGTTTAGAAAAAGCCCATGAAGAATTTAATGATTTGCTTTACCGGGCGGCGGACAGTCAAAGGCTCTATGCCATGATCACAACTCTGGTGGAGCATATTAACCGCTATGCTAAGGTAGGTTATGGGCTGCCGGGGAGAATTGAGGAAGCCAATCGGGAGCACAGGCAGTTGGTTGAAGCCATTAAACTGGGCGATGGTTCACTGGCGGAACGGTTGGCCAGGGAACACATTGATAATTCTAGGCGAGCATATTTCAATGAGATGGCTCAAGGGCTTCCGAATAACAATAAATAA
- a CDS encoding sensor histidine kinase, with the protein MKLNNIVTKLWVIMTILVLVVIGIAGAVQTSFMEGLYYEQQARQFKALGNKVAEIARLEQDPVALDNKAALIAELYNANVMILNKKGIVMQCQGMGMSTKNMPMDMNNPHHGPMSMEDIERLYQGQAVVHKGNNPFFKTDVLSVGIPFKDHDNVNRAVIIHAPLEPLASELKHLQMLIIYTAVGGIILAALLSLVFSRIISRPLVKMNKVALEMASGNYQHRVDIRSKDEIGLLSDSLNTLSSRLQEKITQLEAQEQIRREFVSNVAHEIKTPLAIMQGFTETMLDGLVKDEKERETYLGNILDEINRLKRLVNEILDLKRMEEGHFDFDKEPCDLKVLIYRVLGKLNQLVEQKGVNLKLNLEKRLLPVTCNSDRMERVLINLIDNAVRHTPEGGKIFIYVTSKANQVHIRIRDTGVGISPEDLPMIWERFYKADKSRSRTQGGTGLGLAIVKKIVEAHGGQIYVESKLNEGTSFNIVLPVNQCSVA; encoded by the coding sequence ATGAAGCTAAACAACATTGTCACCAAACTCTGGGTCATCATGACCATTTTGGTGCTGGTAGTTATTGGGATTGCTGGTGCAGTCCAGACCAGCTTTATGGAGGGTCTGTACTATGAGCAGCAGGCCAGGCAGTTTAAAGCCCTAGGTAATAAGGTAGCAGAAATAGCTCGTTTGGAGCAGGATCCCGTTGCCCTGGACAACAAGGCAGCCCTGATTGCCGAACTCTATAATGCTAATGTAATGATTTTAAACAAAAAGGGCATTGTTATGCAGTGCCAGGGAATGGGAATGAGCACAAAGAATATGCCGATGGATATGAATAATCCCCACCACGGCCCTATGAGCATGGAAGATATAGAAAGACTGTACCAGGGCCAAGCGGTGGTACACAAGGGCAATAACCCTTTCTTTAAAACCGATGTGTTATCGGTGGGTATCCCCTTCAAGGATCATGACAATGTGAACAGGGCGGTCATTATCCACGCACCTTTAGAACCCCTGGCAAGTGAACTTAAACACCTGCAAATGCTGATTATTTACACTGCCGTTGGGGGGATTATTCTAGCCGCCCTGTTAAGTCTGGTCTTCTCTCGGATCATCTCCCGGCCTTTGGTAAAGATGAACAAGGTGGCCCTGGAGATGGCCAGCGGTAACTACCAGCACCGGGTGGATATCCGGTCTAAAGATGAGATTGGACTGTTGTCTGACTCTCTCAATACCCTGTCCTCCCGGCTGCAAGAAAAAATCACTCAACTGGAGGCCCAGGAACAGATCCGCCGGGAGTTCGTTAGCAATGTGGCCCATGAAATCAAAACTCCCCTGGCCATCATGCAGGGTTTTACAGAAACCATGTTGGATGGTCTGGTAAAGGATGAAAAGGAAAGGGAGACATACCTGGGCAATATCCTGGATGAAATAAATCGTTTGAAACGGCTGGTTAATGAAATTCTGGACTTGAAACGTATGGAAGAGGGGCACTTTGATTTTGATAAAGAACCCTGTGATTTAAAAGTTCTCATCTACCGGGTGTTAGGCAAATTAAACCAGTTGGTTGAACAAAAGGGTGTTAACCTCAAGCTAAACCTGGAGAAAAGATTACTCCCGGTTACCTGCAACAGTGACCGGATGGAACGGGTGTTGATTAACCTAATTGACAATGCAGTACGCCATACACCTGAGGGGGGTAAAATATTCATTTATGTCACCAGCAAAGCTAATCAGGTACACATCCGTATCCGTGATACCGGAGTAGGCATATCCCCGGAGGATTTACCCATGATTTGGGAAAGATTTTATAAAGCGGATAAGTCCCGTAGCAGAACACAGGGGGGGACCGGTCTGGGGTTGGCCATTGTCAAAAAAATAGTGGAGGCCCACGGGGGGCAGATTTATGTTGAAAGTAAGTTAAACGAAGGGACTTCTTTTAACATCGTGCTGCCGGTGAATCAGTGCAGTGTAGCATAA
- a CDS encoding SHOCT domain-containing protein — MPMMYGGYGMGWFGGIFMMLIPLALLGLVVYWAVNSGVKNALKEGSSSGALDILKSRYARNEITEDEYKKLKEELSR, encoded by the coding sequence ATGCCAATGATGTACGGCGGCTATGGTATGGGATGGTTTGGGGGGATATTTATGATGTTGATCCCGTTGGCTCTGTTAGGTCTGGTTGTCTATTGGGCAGTAAATTCCGGGGTAAAAAATGCCCTTAAAGAAGGTTCCTCGTCCGGCGCCCTGGATATTTTGAAGTCCAGATATGCCCGGAACGAGATAACTGAAGATGAGTACAAAAAACTTAAAGAAGAATTATCTCGATAG
- a CDS encoding response regulator transcription factor, producing the protein MSRLRVLVVDDEDKIRQVIGIYLTNEGYYVEEALDGEEALRKFKAESWDLIVLDVMMPKMDGITVCQEIRKVSKVPIIMLTAKNDEVDRILGLEFGADDYMGKPFSPRELVARIKAVLRRVGTEEKKEGHLLKFPGMCMDLISREVLVKDKPITLTPKEFELLALLAKSTGRSYSREQLLEEVWGFDYYGDVRTVDTHVNRLRDKLRAAGAGNFIKTVWGVGYKFEVEA; encoded by the coding sequence ATGAGCCGGTTAAGAGTTCTGGTTGTGGATGATGAAGATAAAATTCGCCAGGTTATTGGCATTTATTTAACCAATGAAGGATACTATGTGGAGGAAGCGTTGGACGGCGAGGAAGCTCTGCGGAAGTTTAAAGCCGAGTCCTGGGATTTAATCGTGCTGGATGTCATGATGCCAAAGATGGACGGCATAACGGTATGCCAGGAAATACGCAAGGTTTCCAAGGTTCCCATCATTATGCTGACGGCCAAAAATGACGAGGTGGATCGTATTTTGGGCTTAGAGTTTGGAGCTGATGACTATATGGGCAAGCCCTTTAGTCCCCGGGAATTAGTGGCTAGGATTAAGGCGGTTCTGCGCCGTGTGGGTACCGAAGAGAAAAAAGAGGGGCATCTATTAAAATTCCCTGGTATGTGTATGGATTTAATCAGTCGGGAAGTACTGGTCAAGGATAAGCCTATCACCCTGACTCCCAAAGAGTTCGAACTCCTGGCACTGTTGGCCAAGTCTACCGGGCGATCCTACAGCCGTGAGCAGCTTTTGGAGGAGGTCTGGGGCTTTGACTATTACGGTGATGTGAGGACCGTTGACACCCACGTCAACCGGCTGAGGGACAAACTTAGGGCCGCCGGTGCCGGGAACTTCATTAAAACCGTCTGGGGCGTTGGATATAAATTTGAGGTGGAAGCATGA